GCGAGCCGGTGACCACTCAGACCGCGCACAAGTGGTTCACAGGTACCACTATTCCGATGCCCGACAAGTTGCGCACCTTAGCCGTATGGCTGAACGTGACCGAGCATTGGCTGCGCTATGGACCATCGCCGGGCATGACGCCCAAGCCGCTGGCTCGCAACGAGAAATATCCGCCTTCGCCGGAAGTGATCGAACTGGCGTCGAAGATCGGTGAGTTGAATCCGAAGGATCGCTTTCTGGTGGAAGAGATGATCGTGCGCTTTCATGGCGAGCAGGCGCCTGAGGGGCAGGGCGAAAACTAGGGCCCTTCGGTCTCTCGATTTTGCGATCCAGATTCGCCGCCTCGGCGCAATTTTCTCCGCGCTTCGGATTTATCTCAATTAAGCTACGATTGTTACTGCGTTCTTGAGATTTGCTAGGACGCCGCGAAGCGGTTTCACCGCTGTTATGCCCGTCAGGTATAGAAAAAATTCAAAAAATGACATTTGGCTGCACGCGTTACGCGACGTGGGATACAGGCTAAATTTATCTCAAATACGCTAATTCATAGCTTATGTGGTTGTCAATCGGCAGGATGCTGAATTGCACAATCTGGGCCATGCCAACCAAACAAGAGAAAGCTGCCTTCGCCAGGCGGCTGCGAGATCTGCTGGAGCCGCTGAAAATTCGCGGCGGGACCAAGCTCGCCGAGCAGTTCAATCTGCGTTATCGCGGGGAACGTCCGGTTACCACGCAGGCCGCTCACAAATGGCTGTCGGGCGCGACGATACCGAAGCCGGACAAGCTGCGCATGCTGGCCGAATGGCTGAATGTGAAAGAGCACTGGCTCCATTACGGACC
The sequence above is a segment of the Paraburkholderia sp. D15 genome. Coding sequences within it:
- a CDS encoding XRE family transcriptional regulator codes for the protein MSTKQEKAAFAERLKGLLEPLKIRGGTKLAREFNKNYRGEPVTTQTAHKWFTGTTIPMPDKLRTLAVWLNVTEHWLRYGPSPGMTPKPLARNEKYPPSPEVIELASKIGELNPKDRFLVEEMIVRFHGEQAPEGQGEN
- a CDS encoding XRE family transcriptional regulator, producing MPTKQEKAAFARRLRDLLEPLKIRGGTKLAEQFNLRYRGERPVTTQAAHKWLSGATIPKPDKLRMLAEWLNVKEHWLHYGPPPASTAKPLARGDKYPPSQETIELASKIALLPPRDRFLVEEMVERLYGEDSAEE